The following is a genomic window from Hymenobacter sp. APR13.
GTTGAGCTGACGGGCTACTTGTAGCGCGGCAGCGGGGTTATTTTCCCGCTCGCTGCTCAGGATTTTCAGCAGGAAAAACCGCGCCTCAGGGCCAGTGTAAAAGCCGTTGGCCGCCACACTGCGAATCTGCTGAAGGCCCAGCTGGCGGTTGCCCTTGGGAAACAGCAGCAGAATCGGCCGCAGCCACGGATGCTCCTCGGAAATCCAGGCAGCATAATAGTTGAACATACCCTGGCCCAACAGGAACTCCGGGCTCAGGCCGTTGGCTTCCTTGCTGCGCTCCAGATAATCGAGGGCGCGCTTGCTGCTGACGGTGGCCTTGCGCAGGTTGTGGCGCTCGGCGTTCAGGCGGGCATCGAAGCCGTAAGCGGCAGCCAGGAAAAAGCAGGCCTCGTAGTTCTTCTTGTCAAGTTCATACAGCCGCTCCCCCTTGGTGATGGCAGTATCCATGTACGCAAAGAAAATCTTGTCGTGCAGCGGGTTGGTGGCGTTGCTGGGCATGATCTTCCACCACGCGCTCAGCCCCATCAGGAAATAGGGCATCGGATGCTGTGGGTAGCGGCGGCGCAACGAGCGAAACTGCTTCTCGGCTTGGTCGTGCTTGGAGTTGTAGAGATTGGTAACCGCCCCGTCCAGTTCAGTCTGAATATCCTTGTCGAGCAGCAGCCAGCCTTTGGTATCGACGGCGGCCGGTGCCACGTCGATATTTTCCAGCGAGATATTGCGCATACCATCTACCAGCGCACTATCCGGCGTCTGACCAAAGGTGCGCAGGCTCAGTAGGATGAAAGCCATTAGCAGCCCCGCCCCCGCCACGAGCGTGCGGAAGTTGTGATACTAGACAATACCTGTATAAAATAGTAATTTTTATCCATAGACAGAGTCGGTGAAAGGCAAAATTAAGTCTATTTGGCTGATTTTAGGTGTTCTAAGCGTTAAGAAATATAGGATATAATTCAGCGACATGAAAATGAGACCGGCCAGAATATCAGGGCCATACAGCAAAATGTCGCTGAAACCCTATCTGATACTATTCCAATACCCTGAATTTGTCGGCCAGCACCGGATCTGCTGTTTTAGCCGGCGTTTTTGCGGGCTTCGCACTTCCCAAAATGGGCCAGATAATCAGGCCGTTTTGGGCAGTGCGAAGTCCGCAAAAATGCCGGCAAAGCTGCAGGTCCGGGCGGGCCTGCTATCTTTGGGCTATGCCCGAATCGTCCCGCGATATTGTTCTGCGCCGCATCCGCGAAGCGCTCCGGCAGCCTACGCCGCCCAAGCCCGCGCCCGACTTCACGGCTCCGCTCCACCCGGCGGCGGCCGACGACCTGGCTGTGGCCTTTGCCGAGAGCTTCGTACGTGTGGGCGGGCAGCTATATTTCTGCGAGTCGGAAGAACACTTCTACGACCAGCTTTTTGCCTACAAGAAGGAAAAAGAGCTCGATAACCTCTACGTGTGGGAGCCGGAGTTGAAGAAGCTGCTGCACGCGGGCGGCCTCGTGTTCCGGCAAGACGAAACCGACTTTCTGGCTCACGCCGATGCCGGCCTGACCACCTGTGAGGCCTTGGTGGCCCGCACCGGCAGCGTGCTGGTGAGCGCCGCCACAGGCAGCGGCCGCCGCCTCAGTATCTACCCCGATCAGCACTTGGTGTTTGCCCGCACCTCGCAGGTAGTGGCCGACATCGGCGACGCGCTGCAGCGCCTGCAAACCCACTACGGCCCCGACCATCTGCCGTCGATGATTTCGCTCACGACCGGCCCCAGCCGCACGGCCGACATTGAAAAGACCCTTGTGCTCGGTGCCCACGGCCCGCGCAGCCTCGCCCTGTTTTTGCTGGATGACGAAACCGACCCCGCCACCCCGCCTGCCTGATCTGGCGCTGCCGCCCGGCCGCCGCATCTATTTCGCTTCCGATTTCCATTTGGGTGCCCCCGATGCCGCCAGCTCGCTGGCCCGGGAGCGACGCATTGTGCGCTGGCTGGACGAGGCCGCTAAAGACGCCGCCGCCATCTACCTGCTCGGCGACATCTTCGACTTCTGGTTTGAGTACCGGCATGCCATTCCGCGGGGCTTTATCCGGCTGCAGGGTAAACTAGCCGAGCTAACCGACACCGGCCTGCCTATCATCTTCTTCACCGGCAACCACGATATGTGGATGTTCGACTACTTCACCAAGGAGCTGGGCATCCCGATTCTGCGGCACCCGGTGAGCCAGCAGATTGGCGGGCGCGAGTTCCACATCGGCCACGGCGACGGCCTGGGCCCCAAGGACTACACCTATAAGATGCTGAAGCGCGTGTTTGCCTCGCCGATGTCGCAGTGGCTGTTTGCGCGGCTACACCCCAACCTGGGTATCGGCATTGCCAACCGCTGGAGCCGCCGCAGCCGCATTCAGAACGCCGCCGCTGATGCGCAGTATTTCGGCGAGGACGAGTGGCTGCTGATATATTGCCGGGAGCTGGAAAAGCGTTTCCACCACGACTATTACGTGTTCGGCCACCGCCATCTGCCGCTCGACGTATCGGTAGCCGCCGGCAGCCGCTACGTCAACCTCGGCGAGTGGGTCAATTATTGCTCCTATGGCGTCTATGATGGTACGGACCTGGCACTGCAGCATTTCGAGAAGGCCTGATTTAGCGCTGCCTGCGCGTAATGAGCCACGCAAGTGGCTGCGGCAGATGATGCTTTCCGGCCTGCTGGCTACGCAGTGCGGGCTTGCTGCTGCCCAAACCACGGCGCCCACGCCGGCCTCGGTGGCGCCGCCCGGCAAGCCCGCGCCGGCTGCCGCTGCCCCGGCCGGGGCGCCGCGCCCGGCCGCCACGCCCGGCAGCACCTGGCAGCTGGTGCGCACTGTTGCGCTGCCCCAGCCCGGCGTGGCGTCGCTGGACCGGCGCGGCAACCTTTACGTGGCCGACTCGCGCGACAACATCCACCAGTACGGCCCCGACGGGCAGGCCCTGAACGTGTATTCGGCGCCCCAGCCTGGGCACGTGGCGCAGCTCGAAGCCTGGAACACCACCAAGATTCTGGTTTTTTACGACGACCGCCAGCAGCTGCTGCTGCTCGACCGTTTTGCGGCACCGCTGGGCGAGTTCAACCTGCTCGACCTGCTCGACGGCACCGCCCGGGCCGCTACCCTGGCGCCTGATGACCGGCTCTGGCTGCTCAACGAGTCGGACCTGACGCTGCGGCAGTTTGATGCCGCCACCCGGCGCTTCACCGTGTCCACGCCGCTCGACCTGCTGATTGGCCGCTCCCGGCCCGATTTCCGGTTTCTGCGCGAGTACCAGAACAACCTCTACCTGGTAGACCGGGTGAACGGCATTTACGTGTTCGACAACCTGGGGAACTACCGCAAAAAGCTGCCGTTTGCGGGCCTCAGCACGATAGGTTTCCGCGCCGATGAGCTGTATTTCCTGGCCGATGGCGCCGTGCAGCTCTTGCAGCTCTATACGCTGGCGCAGCGTACGGTGCCCCTGCCCACTGGCGTGCCGGCCGCAGAAGTGCGCCAGGTGCTGCTGGGCGAGAACTACGCTTATCTGTTCACGAAGGCAGGCCTGCAGGTATATAAGTTATAGGGTGAGCAGCGGGAAAGCAGCTTTCGTTGGCGAAGCTGGGCAATAACTCTGGCAGAAGTAGGCCGTTAGGAAGAAAGAGTGGCTGCGTTGGATGCGTGGCTCTTATCTTTTCTTCCTTTCTATTTCGCTGCTTATGAAAGCTCTCGTGTATCATGGAATGAGGGATGTCCGCGTAGACACCGTGGATGATCCGAAGATTGAAGACGCCCGCGACGCCATTATTCGGGTAACCAGTACGGCTATCTGTGGGTCCGATCTGCACATCTACAACGGGAGCATTCCGCAGCCCCGGCCCATGGTGCTGGGGCACGAGTTCATGGGAATTGTAGAGGAGGTTGGCAAAGGCGTCGGTGGCAAGCTGAAAGTGGGCGACCGGGTGGTAGTGCCGTTCCCGATTGCCTGCGGTACCTGCTACTTCTGCAACCACGAGCTGCCCGGACACTGCGAGAACTCCAACCCCGACCACTACGGCCCCGAAGGCGGACTGCTAACCGAAAAAGGCGGCGCCCTGTTCGGCTACACCGACCTCTACGGCGGCTACAACGGCGGCCAGGCCGAGTATGTGCGTGTGCCCTACGCCGACTTTGGTCCCCGCGTCATTCCCGATTCACTGACCGACGAGCAGGCGCTGTTCCTGACGGATATCTTCCCAACGGGGTACTCGGGCATCGACTGGGCCGACGTGAAGGGCGGCGAGTTCGTGGCCATTTTCGGAGCCGGGCCAGTGGGCATCATGGCTGCCAAGTCGGCATGGCTGCGTGGGGCCGGCCGGGTCGTCATCGTCGATACCCAGCAGTACCGGCTGGACCTAGCGAAGAAGTCGGCCCAGGCCGAAACCATCCTCTGGGACAACGCCAAAGACGTCATCGAGCAGATCCGGGCCATGAGCGAGGGACGTGGCGCCGACGTGTGCGTGGAATGCGTAGGCTTCGAGCCTGACCGTGACCTGCTGGACCGCGCCAAGGCCGTGCTCAACCTCGAAAAAGGCTCTCCCAAAGTACTGGAGGCCTGTATGAGCGCCGTGCGCCGGGGCGGCATCGTGACGGTGCTGGGCGTGTACGCCACGCCGTTCGACAATTTCCCCATCGGCCAGTTTTTCGACAAAGGCATCACCCTGCGCGGCGGCCAGGCTCCCGCCCAGAAGCATATCGACAAGCTGCTGCAGTATGTGATAGAAGGCAAAGTGGTGCTCGACGACATTATCTCGCACCGCCTGCCGCTGTCGGAAGCCGCCCACGGCTACGACATCTTCCGCAACAAGAAAGACAACTGCACCAAAGTGGTGCTGAAGCCCTAGGACTGGCATAGCTGGTTGCCGCTTCTGCAAAAGAGCCTACCCCGCTGGTAGGCTCTTTTTTTGAGCTAACCGGCCGTTGAACCGACGGTTTTGGTGTGCTGTTACACCAGCCGGACTGGCAGATTTCTGCCTACATTTGGATAGAACGACGCTGGTTGTTCTTTACCGTCCTGTTTGCTCTGCCACAACCATTTCTCCGTCATGTCTGCTGCTCTTTTCCGCCGAATCAGGTTCCGTTTATTCATGGGAATACTGGCGGCCGGAGCAGGCCTGAGCACCGGGCAGGCCCAGCAGCAAAACCGGCCCGAAGGCCGGCTGGCGCCCGGCCTCGCCGAAGCCCGCGCCCCGCGCCTGCTGCGCGTGAGCGTAACCGATGCTGCTGCGTTCTGGGAGTGGCTGGCGCGCACGTACCCGGCCGCCACCGTGCAGCCCGAGCCGCGCCAGCCCCGGCTGCTGCGCGTGCGCGGCGTGGCTGCTCCCGCGCTGGCCGCCTGCCCTTGGGTGAGCTTCGTGCAGGCCGCTGACCGGGAGGCCCGGCCCGAGCGGCTGGTCAACGGAACCGACTTCACGGCCAATAAGGTCACGGCCGTGCACGCCCGCTACCCCCAGCTTACCGGGCAGGGCCTCACGGTTTCGGTGAAGGAAGCCCCCCTCGACCTCAACGACCTCGACTTCCGGGGCCGCCTCGTAAACCCTGATCCGCAGGCCGCGCTGCTGAACTCGCACGCCACCACCATGGCCACCCTGATTGCGGGCGGCGGCAACTCCAGCCCCAATGGCAAAGGCGCCGCCTGGCAGGCCCGCATTGCCCAGTCCAGCTACGCCAACCTGCTGCCCGACGACGGCCCCGGCCTGGCGGCGCAGGGCGTGTCGGTGCAGAACCATTCCTACGGGGTGAGCGTGGAGAACTTCTACGGCCAGGAGGCCCGCGCCTACGACGAGCAGGCCGCGCAGTATCCGACGCTGCTGCACGTATTCTCGGCCGGCAACTCCGGCAACCGGCCCGCGCCGGCCGGCCCCTACGCCGGGCTGGCGGCCACCGCCAACCTCACCGGGGAGTTCAAAAACGCCAAAAACACCCTGAGCGTGGGCGCTACCGATGCCTTGGGCCAGGTGGCCCCGCTCAGCTCCCGCGGCCCCGCCGCCGACGGCCGCGTGAAGCCCGAATTGGTGGCCTTCGGCGAGGGCGGCAGCTCCGATGCGGCGGCGCTGGTGTCGGGCGTGAGCTTGCTGGCCCAGCACGCGCATCGGCAGCGCAGCGGCGCGTTGCCCTCGGCGGCGCTGCTGCGGGCCGTGCTGCTGAACACGGCCGATGACACCGGCCGGCCCAACGTCGATTTTGTGGCCGGCTACGGCCAGGTAGATGCCTTGGGCGCCGTGCAGACCATGCTCGACGGCCGGTTTCGGGGCGGCAGTGTAGCGGCCGGGCAGGAGCAGGTGTTCACGCTGACGGTGCCGGCCGGCGTGCACCGGCTCAAGGCCACCCTGTGCTGGACCGACCCCGCTGCCGCTGCCAACGCCGCCACCCCGCTGCTCAACGACCTGGATCTGACCCTGGTGCGCCCCACTGACGGCCAGCGCTGGCTGCCCTGGACGCTGAGCGCCTATCCGCACCCCGATTCGCTGGCCCGCCCCGCCCGCCGCCGCCCCAACCACCGCGACAACGCCGAGCAAATCACCCTCGACCTGCCCGCCGCCGGCACCTACGAGCTGCGCGTGCGGGGCTACCAGCTAGCGCAGGGCCCCCAGGCCTACAGCCTGGCCTTCGAGCTGGAATCGGGGCTGACGTGGGTGCACCCGACTTCGGCCCGCAACCTGCGGGCGGCGGAGGCGGCGCTGCTGCGCTGGCAGTGGGCCGGCCCGGCCACTACCGCCCGGCTGGAGTTTCAGCCGGTGGGCCAGACCGCCTGGAGTTTGGTGAGTAACACAGATCTGGCCCCGCAGACGCTGCGCTGGACCACCCCCGCCACGCCCACGCTGGGCCGGCTGCGGCTGCAGTCGGGCTCAGAAACGGTGGCGTCGGATACGTTTTTTGTGGCCGCGCCTCCAACTCTGCAGGTGCTCTACAGCTGCCCCGAGGAAACCCGGCTGGCCTGGAGCCGCGTGCCCGGCGCCACCCAGTACCAGCTGTACCGCCTCGGCGCCACCCACCTCGAGCCCTTCCGCCTGCTCACAGATACTACCCTGACCCTGCTGCCCGCCGATGCCGCCGCCCGCTACTTCGCCGTGGCGCCCCGCGTTGGCGGCCGGCTGCGCGAGCAAAGCCTGACCGTGGATGCCGGGCCCGCCAATAACGGCTGCTATATCCGCTCGTTTCTGCCAGTGCAGCCCGTAGCCGACACCGTGCGTTTCCGGCTGCTGCTGAGCAGCACCTACCAGCTGCGGCAGGTGGCCCTGGAGCGCCGCGCCTCCGATGGCAGCTTCGGGCCGGTGCAAACCGTCAGCCCCGTGCCTGGCCTAACCCTGCTCCTGACCGACCCCAACCCCGCGCCCGGGCGCGCCGAGTACCGGGCCCGGCTGGAGCTCGACAACGGCCGCGTGTACTACAGCGCGGTGGAAGCCGCCTTCTTCCTGCGCGCCCCGGCCGATGTGCTGGTGTATCCGGTGCCGGTGACGGCCGGCGAGCCCCTCACCATCGTCGGGCCCCGCGACCAGGCCCTACGCATCCGGCTGTTCGACCTGACCGGCCGCCTGCGCCTCGACCTGACCACCGAAAACACCGCCCAGCAGACTCTCGACACCCGGGGCCTGGAGCCGGGCACGTTCCTGCTGCGCATCGGCGCCCTAGGCGGCCGCGAGGTCACGCGCCGCATTGTGGTGCTGTAAGCCGGCCGCCGAAGCGCCCCAGCCAACGCCCCTGCCGGGCTCCGGGCTACTTCGCCATGCGTTGGGCCCGGGGCGCGCACAAGCCGCGTAGTGGCACCCGGGCATGGCCACCTATAAACGAATGCAGGCCGGATATCGGCGCCAGGGCTGCGTAGCCCCGGCGCCGATATCCGGCCTTTTTTTCGGAGCGCGGCGTGGGCTTTGCTGGTACCCGGCGCCACCGGCGGCATGTGCGCCGCCGGGAGGGCTGCACCCAGAAGGGCTGGCCAAAGGGCGGTGGCACGCGGTGAGGGCAGGCAGCGGGGCGGCCAGTGTGCGCCGCGTGTGTCCCACAAAAAACGGCCCCGGTTCTTGGTAGAACCGGGGCCGTTTTAGGTCAGGCTATGCCTGAATTAGCGCTTAGTACACGTAGTTGAGGGCAGTTACGTCGTTCGCATTGAACGGACGGTTTACGCCGTTGCCTACGCAGGCCAGCATCCACGAGCTTGGATCGGGGCCCGAAGGGGTGCCGGGGATGTAGACAGCACCTACCGTGCTGGCGCCTTCGTTCACAGCCGTACCACCGCAGCTGTAAGCACGGTTCATGTAGTCGGTGTGGCGGAAGCCGATGGCGTGCCCGATTTCGTGCGCCATGATGGTGGCGATGTAGTTCACGTTGGTGCTGTTGATGGCCGTAGGCGACAGTTTGAAGCCAGGCGCAGGGTTGCCACCCGAGGGGAAGCCACCCGACTGACCCAATACACCGGCACCCAGGTAGGCCGACGTAATTGGCAGGTTGGCCGTGCCCGAGGTGATGCGTACGAAACGAAGACGCAGGTTTCTGGCGTTGTAGCGACGGATGGCTTCGTCAGCCGCCGACACATAAGCCGAAGGGAAAGAGCCTTCCAGCTTCACGGTGAGGGTGCGGGGCAGGCCGGTCACCAGGTTGGTGGTGCGGTACTGCTCGTCTTCGCCCACGCGCATAAACTGGCTCTCTGGCTTGCTGGCCAGCATTTCGTTGGTCAGCAGAATGTCGCCTTCCACCACTACGCCGTCTTCCACTTTGCGGGCATCCGAAGTACCAAAGCCGAGGGCCCGAATCTGGCCGATAGTTTCTTCGGATAATTCATTTTTGGCAAGTACTTCCTGTTTCTTTTCGCAAGAGGAAAGAGACATGGCGGCGCCGATCATCAGGGCCAAAGGAGTCAGTAAACGGGGTGCTTTCATGGAAATGGTTTAGTTGGTTGTGGGAGTGAAAGAACGAATTGCGCTGAAAACTTACGAACTTATTGATGATATCACAAAATATGTTTGATATGATTGACAGAATTATACACATAGGGCCTTTTTATTATTCTTTCTGTGATATCCCAAAAAGCTGGCTTTCCGTGCGTTGCTGAAGGAATGATAAATATTGAGGCGGAATAAGTATTTCATTATTCTGACTACTCTGCATACCGTGCCGTCTCATTGGTTTTGCCCTATCGATGTGAGGCCTGGCGGAGGCCGGCGTGGTGGGCCTCACACCAGGCACGGCCATCCGTAGCTGTTTTCTGTATCTTTGTCTGAAACCGATTTTTCGCGGCGCACCGCGCCGCTTCACTATATAGATACCTCACCAGTGGCCTGTTCTACTTGCTCATCCGGCTCATCCGGTGGAGGCTGCTCTACCAATTCTGCCTCGGGCTGCGGCTCGAAAGGCAGCTGTAGCAGCGGCTGTACGCGTCTCAATGTCTTCGACTGGCTCCAGGATTTAGATACCCCCAGTGACTTCAAGGGCTTCGACCTGGTCGAAATCCGCTTTAAAGGCGGCCGAAAGGACTTCTACCGCAACGCCAGCCATCTGCCCCTCATCACCGGCGACGCCGTGGTGATTGAGGCCGGCGGCAGCGGCTGGCATCTGGGCCACGTCTCGCTCAAGGGCGAGCTGGTGCGCCTGCAGATGAAAAAGAAGAAGGTGCCCACCGACTCCAAGGACATCCGCAACATTCTGCGGGTGGCTACCGAGCAGGACGTGGAGCGCTGGAACGCCGTGCGCGACCTGGAAACCGGCACCATGTTCCGGGCCCGCACCGTGGTAGACGAGCTGCGCCTGAAAATGAAGCTCTCCGACGTGGAGTATCAGGCCGACCGCACCCGCGCTACGTTCTTCTACTCGGCCGAAGACCGGGTGGACTTCCGCGACCTGATCAAGCGCCTCGCCGACGAGTTTCGGGTGCGCGTGGAGATGCGCCAGATTTCGTTGCGCCACGAGGCCGGCCGCCTGGGCGGTATCGGGGTGTGCGGGCGCGAGCTGTGCTGCTCTACC
Proteins encoded in this region:
- a CDS encoding tetratricopeptide repeat protein — protein: MAFILLSLRTFGQTPDSALVDGMRNISLENIDVAPAAVDTKGWLLLDKDIQTELDGAVTNLYNSKHDQAEKQFRSLRRRYPQHPMPYFLMGLSAWWKIMPSNATNPLHDKIFFAYMDTAITKGERLYELDKKNYEACFFLAAAYGFDARLNAERHNLRKATVSSKRALDYLERSKEANGLSPEFLLGQGMFNYYAAWISEEHPWLRPILLLFPKGNRQLGLQQIRSVAANGFYTGPEARFFLLKILSSERENNPAAALQVARQLNTAYPDNGYFERCYAMLSFNNGEFRKCEQISLDILDKLNRGMPGYEGFGGRYATYYLGWLNRNKYKNNTKAKEYFQRCIVFSEVTDQMGPGYYVHANYNLARIADEEHNVAAARRYYQVVMDKAERKSDIYTEARDYLKNRRNLKADSGTRQNTEYSAGFKRQPKANARPQASQEGKGKARQ
- a CDS encoding lactate utilization protein C; this encodes MPESSRDIVLRRIREALRQPTPPKPAPDFTAPLHPAAADDLAVAFAESFVRVGGQLYFCESEEHFYDQLFAYKKEKELDNLYVWEPELKKLLHAGGLVFRQDETDFLAHADAGLTTCEALVARTGSVLVSAATGSGRRLSIYPDQHLVFARTSQVVADIGDALQRLQTHYGPDHLPSMISLTTGPSRTADIEKTLVLGAHGPRSLALFLLDDETDPATPPA
- a CDS encoding UDP-2,3-diacylglucosamine diphosphatase, with product MTKPTPPPRLPDLALPPGRRIYFASDFHLGAPDAASSLARERRIVRWLDEAAKDAAAIYLLGDIFDFWFEYRHAIPRGFIRLQGKLAELTDTGLPIIFFTGNHDMWMFDYFTKELGIPILRHPVSQQIGGREFHIGHGDGLGPKDYTYKMLKRVFASPMSQWLFARLHPNLGIGIANRWSRRSRIQNAAADAQYFGEDEWLLIYCRELEKRFHHDYYVFGHRHLPLDVSVAAGSRYVNLGEWVNYCSYGVYDGTDLALQHFEKA
- a CDS encoding zinc-dependent alcohol dehydrogenase, translating into MKALVYHGMRDVRVDTVDDPKIEDARDAIIRVTSTAICGSDLHIYNGSIPQPRPMVLGHEFMGIVEEVGKGVGGKLKVGDRVVVPFPIACGTCYFCNHELPGHCENSNPDHYGPEGGLLTEKGGALFGYTDLYGGYNGGQAEYVRVPYADFGPRVIPDSLTDEQALFLTDIFPTGYSGIDWADVKGGEFVAIFGAGPVGIMAAKSAWLRGAGRVVIVDTQQYRLDLAKKSAQAETILWDNAKDVIEQIRAMSEGRGADVCVECVGFEPDRDLLDRAKAVLNLEKGSPKVLEACMSAVRRGGIVTVLGVYATPFDNFPIGQFFDKGITLRGGQAPAQKHIDKLLQYVIEGKVVLDDIISHRLPLSEAAHGYDIFRNKKDNCTKVVLKP
- a CDS encoding S8 family serine peptidase, encoding MGILAAGAGLSTGQAQQQNRPEGRLAPGLAEARAPRLLRVSVTDAAAFWEWLARTYPAATVQPEPRQPRLLRVRGVAAPALAACPWVSFVQAADREARPERLVNGTDFTANKVTAVHARYPQLTGQGLTVSVKEAPLDLNDLDFRGRLVNPDPQAALLNSHATTMATLIAGGGNSSPNGKGAAWQARIAQSSYANLLPDDGPGLAAQGVSVQNHSYGVSVENFYGQEARAYDEQAAQYPTLLHVFSAGNSGNRPAPAGPYAGLAATANLTGEFKNAKNTLSVGATDALGQVAPLSSRGPAADGRVKPELVAFGEGGSSDAAALVSGVSLLAQHAHRQRSGALPSAALLRAVLLNTADDTGRPNVDFVAGYGQVDALGAVQTMLDGRFRGGSVAAGQEQVFTLTVPAGVHRLKATLCWTDPAAAANAATPLLNDLDLTLVRPTDGQRWLPWTLSAYPHPDSLARPARRRPNHRDNAEQITLDLPAAGTYELRVRGYQLAQGPQAYSLAFELESGLTWVHPTSARNLRAAEAALLRWQWAGPATTARLEFQPVGQTAWSLVSNTDLAPQTLRWTTPATPTLGRLRLQSGSETVASDTFFVAAPPTLQVLYSCPEETRLAWSRVPGATQYQLYRLGATHLEPFRLLTDTTLTLLPADAAARYFAVAPRVGGRLREQSLTVDAGPANNGCYIRSFLPVQPVADTVRFRLLLSSTYQLRQVALERRASDGSFGPVQTVSPVPGLTLLLTDPNPAPGRAEYRARLELDNGRVYYSAVEAAFFLRAPADVLVYPVPVTAGEPLTIVGPRDQALRIRLFDLTGRLRLDLTTENTAQQTLDTRGLEPGTFLLRIGALGGREVTRRIVVL
- a CDS encoding M57 family metalloprotease gives rise to the protein MKAPRLLTPLALMIGAAMSLSSCEKKQEVLAKNELSEETIGQIRALGFGTSDARKVEDGVVVEGDILLTNEMLASKPESQFMRVGEDEQYRTTNLVTGLPRTLTVKLEGSFPSAYVSAADEAIRRYNARNLRLRFVRITSGTANLPITSAYLGAGVLGQSGGFPSGGNPAPGFKLSPTAINSTNVNYIATIMAHEIGHAIGFRHTDYMNRAYSCGGTAVNEGASTVGAVYIPGTPSGPDPSSWMLACVGNGVNRPFNANDVTALNYVY